Proteins from a genomic interval of Phocoena phocoena chromosome 20, mPhoPho1.1, whole genome shotgun sequence:
- the PTH2 gene encoding tuberoinfundibular peptide of 39 residues — METRQVPRSPRARLLLLLLLVSWGHRTASGAALPPAGVFRLHTPSRAWAVPATPQSRRSLALADDAAFRERARLLAALERRHWLNSYMHKLLVLDAP; from the exons ATGGAGACCCGCCAGGTACCCAGGAGCCCCCGAGcacggctgctgctgctgctgctacttgtGTCCTGGGGCCACCGCACCGCCTCAGGAGCCGCCCTGCCTCCCGCGGGGGTCTTCAG ACTCCACACCCCCAGCCGGGCTTGGGCGGTTCCGGCCACCCCCCAGTCGCGTCGGAGCCTGGCGCTGGCGGACGATGCGGCCTTCCGGGAGCGCGCGCGGCTGCTGGCCGCCCTAGAGCGCCGCCACTGGCTGAACTCCTACATGCACAAGCTGCTGGTGCTGGACGCGCCCTGA